The Halopelagius inordinatus genome contains a region encoding:
- a CDS encoding VirB4 family type IV secretion system protein has translation MRNVILQTGGGALGSVAGWLQNLTPAESAVLALAVGLGLGVGSKYLWDRFTADDEPEVNFTDVLDEETLEEGEAERKLLDDISESHKTVTAPGAVEWETRAARVGEQWTTTLYIANYADYPNDGYLSDLFEMTDVQFDLTAHITPKNQERARNELQDIADDLQVDADLEQSIRSAYLQERANEAAATYKAVENGANVFDQGMFITVRADEKDELRDAVQTVKSALRDDPANLTPKTAICRQDLALQSAAPIGDNEFGRTSIALGGAVGALLSSPHNATILEEGGVEFGIHKDNQSPVVIDPFARDNGYAMFTVGDTGSGKSFSSKQNFIRSIEQSKDRIGIILEPLNNWAGVSEALDAKRITVGGTLGLNPLEIRETPEHVQRAMGEDASPFNEKLDDAMSFLTNFFALRGISLGDRRTTLELALKRAYKRQGITDDISTHDNPSPTIRNMMDVFEDMVDDPEEFVVRSDEEAGKIKEDATWLLDQLRPFEDDGRHANLGQESDFDIRDEKVIYLDLAQQEGSVDSSTALTMQLLISLVYERAKVSEKEVVFYIDEARYIMQDAASLAFLETVFRHHRHHDLSIRLVTQTVDEFFEHAESEAILDQCAVKQFHRLDGMDKEWADEFGLNYAQMRFVQDAVPGNEDAGFSEALVGVDGEWRGIQVKAMPKEKQVIDFEPTEQRRDSLPGTGENAVDAEVQAFQDDIESRATDNGQHTPERTPTETDGGETGGDDDA, from the coding sequence ATGCGTAACGTGATCCTCCAGACTGGTGGTGGCGCGCTTGGCTCCGTCGCCGGGTGGCTCCAGAATCTGACGCCAGCAGAGAGTGCAGTACTTGCCCTTGCAGTGGGTCTCGGCCTTGGCGTCGGCAGTAAGTACCTCTGGGACCGCTTCACTGCGGATGATGAACCAGAGGTAAACTTCACCGATGTCCTCGATGAGGAGACACTCGAAGAAGGCGAGGCCGAACGCAAGCTCCTCGACGACATCTCCGAGTCGCACAAGACCGTCACCGCGCCCGGAGCTGTCGAGTGGGAGACGCGAGCGGCACGGGTCGGCGAACAGTGGACAACGACACTGTACATCGCTAATTATGCCGACTATCCCAACGACGGATATCTGAGTGACCTCTTCGAGATGACCGACGTCCAGTTCGATCTGACGGCCCACATCACGCCGAAAAATCAGGAGCGAGCCCGGAACGAACTACAGGACATCGCTGACGACCTCCAGGTCGATGCTGACCTCGAACAGAGTATCCGGAGCGCCTATCTCCAAGAGCGCGCCAACGAGGCCGCAGCGACGTACAAGGCCGTCGAGAACGGCGCGAACGTCTTCGACCAGGGGATGTTCATCACGGTGCGAGCCGACGAGAAAGACGAGCTCAGAGATGCCGTCCAGACGGTCAAGAGCGCGCTCCGCGACGACCCGGCGAACCTCACGCCGAAGACGGCGATCTGTCGCCAGGATCTCGCCCTCCAGTCCGCCGCGCCCATCGGCGACAACGAGTTCGGGCGGACGTCGATTGCGCTCGGCGGCGCCGTCGGCGCGCTGCTGTCCTCGCCGCACAACGCGACGATTCTCGAGGAAGGCGGGGTGGAGTTCGGGATTCACAAGGACAACCAGAGTCCCGTGGTTATCGACCCGTTCGCGCGGGACAACGGCTACGCGATGTTCACCGTGGGCGACACGGGCTCGGGGAAGTCGTTCAGCTCGAAGCAGAACTTCATCCGTTCGATCGAGCAGAGCAAGGACCGTATCGGCATCATCCTCGAGCCGTTGAACAACTGGGCGGGGGTCTCAGAGGCACTCGATGCCAAGCGAATCACCGTCGGCGGGACGCTCGGGCTGAACCCCTTGGAGATCCGCGAGACGCCCGAACACGTCCAGCGGGCGATGGGCGAGGACGCGAGCCCGTTCAACGAGAAGCTCGACGACGCGATGAGCTTCCTCACGAACTTCTTCGCGCTCCGCGGCATCTCACTGGGAGACCGGCGGACGACGCTCGAACTCGCCCTCAAACGTGCCTACAAGCGTCAGGGCATCACTGACGACATCTCGACGCACGACAATCCGAGTCCGACCATTCGTAATATGATGGACGTGTTCGAGGATATGGTCGACGACCCCGAGGAGTTCGTCGTCCGGTCCGACGAAGAGGCAGGGAAGATCAAGGAGGATGCGACGTGGCTCCTCGACCAGCTCCGCCCCTTCGAGGACGACGGTCGCCACGCCAACCTCGGCCAGGAATCCGACTTCGACATCCGGGACGAGAAGGTCATCTATCTCGACCTCGCCCAGCAGGAGGGAAGCGTCGACAGCAGTACGGCGCTGACCATGCAGCTGCTCATCTCGCTGGTCTACGAGCGAGCGAAGGTCTCGGAGAAGGAGGTCGTGTTCTACATCGACGAGGCCCGCTACATCATGCAGGACGCCGCGAGCCTAGCGTTCCTCGAGACGGTGTTTCGCCACCACCGTCACCACGACCTCTCGATCCGACTGGTCACGCAGACCGTCGACGAGTTCTTCGAGCACGCCGAATCCGAGGCGATTCTGGACCAGTGTGCCGTCAAGCAGTTCCACCGTCTCGACGGGATGGACAAGGAGTGGGCCGACGAGTTCGGTCTGAACTACGCACAGATGCGGTTCGTCCAGGACGCCGTGCCCGGCAACGAGGACGCCGGCTTCTCCGAGGCGCTCGTCGGCGTCGACGGCGAGTGGCGCGGCATCCAGGTCAAAGCGATGCCCAAAGAGAAGCAAGTCATCGACTTCGAGCCAACCGAGCAACGGCGAGACTCACTCCCCGGGACTGGTGAGAACGCCGTGGACGCGGAGGTGCAGGCGTTCCAAGACGATATTGAAAGCCGAGCGACCGACAACGGACAACACACACCTGAGCGGACGCCAACAGAGACTGATGGCGGTGAAACGGGAGGTGACGACGATGCGTGA
- a CDS encoding primase-like DNA-binding domain-containing protein, which produces MAVKREVTTMREYLRVTPTSERLNPERLPQALESLHKLTSTDSTGLADKLNPLHSDTPLRFEFLALSEGKDDPVEFYYGADDHLDTLEKRLRSVYPETFDIERTEVDIASRLVQPVEFDRETFVEHYGAGDLQYEFDPDEQYERGTDDNKQSGPGDAESVADGGTVGDQSADHIIEIGDTALELAPPDAIPEDEPLTTLAKPTVTSEGTILARPATESVSPLGVRWQGSATRKQDWMTSLSPFTADDEAELPAVDQPGGALASLVDHLMEATAPVAFQVVFQRRESWQSDADLRKEDVIDGRDTLAQEIIGSLFELDDQSESRDRNQLSDAVAKRVAAIEAKNPKRSFTANIRAIGIPSGGDGRDDLGERMQSLVPVFDPLDGPYYQVAAERIRDSGLRAATKERNARAALQRLLDREITTGRGTTRPEFVLSGRELAHFVLVPSSEQLTVEGARGTRAEQQSRNPLPRPHQDLMGEFRDGMAIGYALDDTGEAEDVPTHIPPGLLPTHYGRFGTTGSGKSKALINDMLSLYDNTEGPTILIIPKNDDMAQNYMRAHARRFGMTDLEENVVHFPIPDVLPGFSFFDLEPPMESGRRREDAVQRKADHYEEILKLVMGTDRYERATVAPTLIKTLIKALFDEEYGRENGLYRASTDYFAHRQLEHVVDQLWEAGPPNENIGDAPRSSDEEVTRTIRRQLQLDPNTFANVMGGVGNRLAYISQDTHLRQIFNNTENQFDFRDVLDEDTVILFDLGDLRDDAARIMTGVILTNLDAALKDRKQALSQHSDDYVVNLLVDEAASVVVSDIMNDLLEKGRGFRLSVGLSMQFPEQMEAEGGRKIYLNALNNIGSSLIGKINVDRELARAMAHEEMDPADFANRIRSLPRGEWIASLPSPTFGETGPYPFSLEPLPIPPGHPESESPLTEREEEQFTETLSSMHEDINDEHGVPAATDASTTRTPIDGHGVLDIGSDDLDVAIAKVVRSLQLREECREENGWVAVEAVDDELRRLFDDVDAEPPSYDALADIRERSRYLDTTVDIDADELRIRLTEAGEDISTPDTGSVQAAGGSVHDAALLQIEEELTALGFTVSILAQDGSEKPDARASHPDVADRFAIEVETTTPENPAKVLTNLRKAQEAGDIPLFVVRPGNDETEWAERVDGILTPPVRTLQNGETRFYTTDSNLTFNGGATEEGGVTAVRPATDDENGTQNIWQRDGDEIVLRDASGTEHIRLPSLEKLSKDRVPAIYSYDHAADEYVVYEHGEQHIYETKSKFEDDWVRIKKPFVPEAELPVPDYTRSTYGILILHDEAESVVYEDGEKRPLSAITDGSLRPVSPESAAADEPPSQTDQADEPVEEKQEDQSPPSFESFVDEYLAEDADGAVPKDDVFDLYNDWAEAYGIDDPLNKSWFTRKLNTHIEVDSTKKRIDGEPVPHYTGVRIRSEEDFQP; this is translated from the coding sequence ATGGCGGTGAAACGGGAGGTGACGACGATGCGTGAGTACCTTCGCGTGACGCCAACCTCCGAACGGCTCAATCCGGAGCGTCTGCCGCAGGCACTGGAGAGCCTCCACAAACTGACCTCAACGGACTCGACAGGGCTAGCTGACAAACTCAATCCGCTACATAGCGACACACCGCTACGCTTCGAATTCCTCGCACTGAGCGAGGGGAAAGATGACCCCGTCGAATTCTACTACGGTGCCGACGACCATCTGGATACCCTTGAGAAGCGGCTCCGGTCGGTCTATCCCGAGACGTTCGACATCGAGCGTACCGAGGTCGACATCGCATCCCGACTCGTACAGCCTGTCGAATTCGACCGCGAGACATTCGTCGAGCACTATGGGGCGGGCGACCTCCAGTACGAATTCGACCCTGACGAGCAATACGAACGTGGCACTGACGACAACAAACAATCGGGGCCAGGGGACGCCGAATCAGTCGCGGATGGAGGAACGGTCGGTGACCAGTCTGCCGACCACATCATCGAGATCGGCGATACTGCCCTCGAACTCGCCCCACCAGATGCGATTCCCGAGGATGAGCCACTCACGACGCTTGCCAAACCAACGGTAACATCGGAGGGGACGATACTCGCGCGGCCAGCGACCGAATCCGTCTCCCCACTCGGCGTGCGGTGGCAAGGGTCGGCAACTCGGAAGCAAGACTGGATGACCTCACTCTCGCCATTTACTGCAGACGACGAAGCGGAACTCCCAGCCGTCGATCAGCCAGGAGGTGCGCTCGCGTCGCTCGTCGACCACCTAATGGAGGCGACAGCACCAGTAGCGTTCCAAGTCGTCTTCCAGCGACGCGAGAGCTGGCAGTCCGATGCCGACCTTCGCAAGGAGGACGTCATCGATGGACGAGATACACTCGCACAGGAGATTATTGGCTCTCTCTTCGAACTCGACGATCAGTCGGAGAGCCGGGACAGAAACCAGCTGAGCGACGCGGTTGCAAAACGTGTCGCAGCAATCGAGGCGAAAAATCCGAAGCGCTCGTTCACCGCGAACATCCGAGCAATCGGGATTCCATCCGGTGGTGACGGTCGCGATGATCTCGGTGAGCGAATGCAATCACTGGTCCCGGTATTCGACCCGCTTGACGGGCCGTACTACCAGGTTGCAGCCGAACGAATACGTGACAGCGGCTTGCGGGCAGCCACAAAAGAACGGAACGCACGAGCGGCGCTGCAGCGGCTCTTGGATCGTGAGATCACGACCGGTCGTGGGACGACCCGACCGGAGTTCGTCCTGAGTGGTCGAGAACTCGCGCACTTCGTACTCGTCCCCTCCTCGGAGCAGCTTACTGTCGAGGGGGCACGTGGGACGCGTGCGGAACAGCAGAGTCGGAATCCGTTGCCCCGTCCGCACCAGGACCTTATGGGTGAGTTCCGAGACGGGATGGCAATCGGGTATGCCCTCGACGACACCGGCGAGGCCGAAGACGTGCCGACACACATTCCACCCGGACTGTTGCCCACACATTACGGCCGGTTCGGAACAACCGGCTCTGGGAAATCGAAAGCCCTCATCAACGATATGCTGTCGCTGTACGACAACACCGAGGGTCCGACGATCCTCATCATCCCGAAGAACGACGATATGGCCCAGAATTATATGCGGGCTCACGCGCGTCGGTTCGGAATGACCGACCTCGAAGAGAACGTCGTCCACTTCCCAATCCCGGACGTGCTCCCCGGGTTCTCGTTTTTCGATCTCGAACCGCCGATGGAGAGCGGACGGCGCCGCGAAGACGCCGTCCAACGGAAGGCCGACCACTACGAAGAGATTTTGAAGCTCGTGATGGGAACCGACCGCTACGAGCGGGCGACTGTGGCCCCGACTCTCATCAAGACGCTCATCAAGGCACTGTTCGACGAGGAATACGGGCGTGAAAACGGGCTGTACCGAGCGTCGACGGACTACTTCGCCCACCGACAGCTCGAACACGTCGTCGACCAGCTCTGGGAGGCCGGGCCACCGAACGAGAACATCGGCGACGCCCCACGGTCGAGCGACGAGGAAGTCACGCGGACGATTCGACGGCAGCTCCAGTTAGATCCAAACACCTTCGCGAACGTGATGGGTGGTGTCGGAAACCGCCTTGCGTACATTTCACAGGATACACACCTACGGCAGATCTTCAACAATACCGAGAACCAGTTCGACTTTCGGGATGTCCTCGACGAGGATACGGTCATCCTCTTCGACCTCGGAGACCTCCGCGACGACGCTGCCCGGATCATGACCGGTGTGATCCTGACCAATCTCGATGCAGCTCTCAAGGACCGCAAACAGGCCCTCTCCCAGCACTCGGACGACTACGTCGTGAACTTGCTCGTCGACGAGGCAGCGTCGGTCGTGGTCTCCGACATCATGAATGATCTCCTCGAGAAAGGCCGGGGATTCCGGCTCTCTGTTGGCCTGTCGATGCAGTTCCCCGAACAGATGGAGGCTGAAGGTGGGCGGAAGATCTACCTGAATGCTCTGAACAACATCGGCAGTTCACTCATCGGGAAAATCAACGTCGACCGGGAACTGGCGCGAGCGATGGCCCACGAAGAGATGGATCCCGCGGATTTCGCCAATCGGATTCGTTCGTTGCCACGAGGGGAGTGGATCGCCAGCCTGCCAAGCCCGACGTTCGGTGAAACGGGGCCGTATCCGTTCAGTCTCGAACCACTCCCGATTCCACCGGGCCACCCCGAGAGCGAATCCCCGCTCACAGAGCGTGAAGAGGAGCAGTTCACTGAGACACTCTCCTCGATGCACGAGGACATCAATGACGAACACGGCGTGCCGGCCGCAACAGACGCCTCAACAACGAGAACACCGATCGACGGACACGGGGTGCTCGATATCGGGAGCGATGACCTGGACGTCGCGATTGCGAAGGTGGTTCGGAGTCTGCAGCTTCGAGAGGAGTGCCGCGAGGAGAACGGCTGGGTGGCCGTTGAAGCAGTTGACGACGAACTCAGGCGGCTCTTCGACGACGTCGACGCCGAGCCGCCATCGTATGATGCACTCGCGGACATTCGAGAACGATCACGATACCTCGATACGACCGTCGATATCGACGCCGACGAGCTCCGCATCCGGCTCACTGAAGCCGGAGAGGATATCTCGACACCCGATACTGGTAGCGTGCAGGCCGCTGGTGGGAGTGTCCACGACGCAGCACTCCTCCAGATCGAAGAAGAGCTCACCGCACTCGGCTTCACTGTCTCGATCCTCGCACAGGATGGCAGCGAGAAACCTGACGCGAGGGCGAGCCACCCCGACGTTGCCGACCGATTCGCCATCGAAGTCGAAACGACGACACCCGAGAATCCCGCAAAGGTGCTCACGAATCTCCGGAAAGCCCAAGAAGCAGGGGATATCCCGCTGTTTGTCGTTCGCCCAGGAAACGACGAAACTGAGTGGGCCGAGCGTGTCGACGGCATTCTCACACCACCCGTCCGTACCCTCCAGAATGGTGAGACACGGTTCTACACGACTGACTCGAATCTCACGTTCAACGGTGGAGCGACCGAAGAAGGTGGAGTGACGGCCGTGCGGCCGGCGACCGACGACGAGAACGGGACCCAGAACATCTGGCAGCGTGATGGCGACGAGATCGTCCTTCGTGATGCCAGCGGGACGGAACACATCCGCCTCCCGTCGCTTGAAAAACTCTCGAAGGACCGTGTTCCAGCCATCTACAGCTACGACCACGCTGCCGACGAGTACGTGGTATACGAGCACGGTGAGCAACACATCTACGAGACGAAATCGAAGTTCGAGGACGACTGGGTGCGTATCAAGAAGCCATTTGTCCCCGAAGCCGAACTCCCCGTACCAGACTACACACGTTCGACGTACGGCATCCTTATCCTTCACGATGAGGCGGAATCGGTCGTGTATGAAGACGGCGAGAAGCGGCCACTCTCGGCAATCACTGACGGGTCGCTCCGTCCGGTATCGCCCGAATCAGCGGCCGCTGACGAACCACCCAGTCAGACCGACCAGGCAGATGAGCCGGTCGAAGAGAAGCAGGAAGACCAATCGCCACCGTCGTTCGAATCGTTCGTCGACGAATATCTTGCCGAAGATGCGGATGGAGCCGTGCCGAAAGATGATGTATTCGATCTCTACAACGACTGGGCAGAAGCATATGGAATCGACGATCCGCTGAATAAGAGCTGGTTCACACGGAAGCTCAACACCCACATCGAGGTAGACTCCACGAAGAAGCGAATCGACGGGGAACCCGTCCCGCATTACACTGGTGTCCGCATCCGGTCTGAAGAGGACTTTCAGCCATGA
- a CDS encoding phage NrS-1 polymerase family protein → MSEPMIGEPEAVPESLRERDQWVCWREENRDGKPTKIPVTPGAGGFASATASETWASFEAALDYTETEHADGVGFVFTDDDPIVGIDLDDCRDPETGDVDDDAQDIIARLDSYTEVSPSGTGYHVLITGTLPDGRNRRGSVELYDTARFFTVTGDHVGRTPTRVARRQDALTAIHREYVQDTERDTAPESKQYEGADDESPTTGAAAVDVDLEDGDLLEKARNASNGEKFERLWNGNTVGYDSQSEADMALCCLLAFWTGGDQTQMDHLFRQSGLLREKWDEVHYADGSTYGEKTIERAIATTSEFYDPDAGDDAADSHDAPGGVTAGGTPDDADRSRAYLAEKNRLLSERVDELEATLEQKTERIEALEAKVERLTDELATRDRETAQSHEEDSGTARETDDDSESPSMLSRFFGGQSE, encoded by the coding sequence ATGAGTGAGCCTATGATCGGCGAGCCGGAGGCGGTTCCGGAGTCGTTACGCGAACGCGACCAGTGGGTGTGCTGGCGGGAAGAGAACCGAGACGGTAAACCGACGAAGATTCCGGTGACGCCGGGGGCTGGGGGGTTCGCGTCAGCAACAGCGTCGGAGACCTGGGCGAGTTTCGAGGCAGCACTCGACTACACCGAGACGGAGCACGCCGATGGTGTCGGGTTCGTGTTTACCGACGACGATCCCATCGTCGGCATCGACCTGGACGACTGCCGTGATCCTGAAACCGGCGACGTCGACGACGACGCACAGGACATCATCGCACGACTCGACTCCTATACGGAGGTATCGCCGTCCGGCACCGGCTATCACGTCCTGATCACCGGCACACTCCCCGACGGGCGGAACCGGCGCGGGAGCGTCGAACTGTACGACACGGCACGTTTTTTCACCGTTACTGGCGACCACGTCGGCCGGACACCCACTCGCGTTGCACGCCGGCAGGACGCGCTCACAGCGATTCACCGTGAGTACGTTCAGGACACCGAGCGTGACACGGCCCCCGAGTCCAAGCAGTATGAGGGCGCTGACGACGAGTCACCGACGACCGGTGCAGCCGCCGTTGACGTCGACCTCGAAGACGGGGACCTCCTCGAGAAAGCGCGAAACGCATCGAACGGCGAGAAGTTCGAGCGGCTCTGGAACGGGAATACGGTCGGCTACGACAGTCAGTCCGAGGCCGACATGGCGCTGTGTTGTTTGCTGGCGTTCTGGACTGGCGGCGACCAGACGCAGATGGATCACCTGTTCCGCCAGTCAGGATTGCTTCGGGAGAAGTGGGACGAGGTCCACTACGCTGATGGGTCGACGTACGGGGAGAAAACCATCGAGCGAGCGATTGCGACTACTTCCGAGTTCTACGACCCGGACGCCGGCGACGACGCCGCAGATTCCCACGACGCACCTGGCGGGGTCACTGCTGGCGGTACTCCTGACGACGCAGACCGGAGTCGTGCGTATCTGGCGGAGAAAAACCGACTGTTGAGCGAGCGCGTCGACGAACTCGAGGCAACACTCGAACAGAAGACGGAGCGGATCGAGGCTCTTGAAGCAAAGGTCGAGCGGCTCACCGACGAACTCGCAACCCGTGACCGGGAGACTGCACAGTCTCACGAGGAAGACTCCGGTACTGCGAGAGAGACCGATGACGATTCAGAATCACCCTCTATGTTGAGTCGATTCTTCGGTGGCCAGTCCGAGTAG
- a CDS encoding DUF7342 family protein — MSESDAADGPPPFEDAFASDDVEQRIYGTILQTREPTTASAIADSADCDPKTARKYLSWFDDLGIVTRYDGHPATYERNDAYFEWRRINQLAADHSVEDLQERVRELTTRITEYEDTYDAASPAAIDAVAAAEASDERTIDDVYSDLADWATAREERDRYERARQQRTGGEREQASG, encoded by the coding sequence ATGTCCGAGTCAGACGCCGCCGATGGGCCGCCCCCCTTCGAGGATGCGTTCGCCAGCGACGACGTCGAACAACGCATCTACGGTACCATCCTACAGACCCGCGAGCCGACGACGGCGAGCGCGATCGCCGACAGCGCCGACTGTGACCCCAAGACCGCCCGGAAGTATTTGAGCTGGTTCGACGATCTCGGCATCGTTACCCGGTACGACGGACATCCAGCCACCTACGAACGGAATGACGCGTATTTCGAGTGGCGACGCATCAACCAGCTCGCAGCCGACCATTCCGTCGAGGACCTGCAGGAGCGCGTTCGTGAACTCACGACGCGCATCACCGAGTACGAAGACACGTACGACGCCGCGTCACCGGCTGCTATCGATGCCGTCGCTGCCGCGGAAGCCAGCGACGAGCGGACCATCGACGACGTGTACAGCGACCTCGCCGACTGGGCGACCGCCCGCGAGGAGCGTGACCGCTACGAACGCGCCCGCCAGCAACGTACGGGTGGCGAGCGCGAACAGGCGTCCGGGTAG
- a CDS encoding DUF7558 family protein — MQQTLSGCAFCETLPGSEMGEAHTWGQDERVTHPICVDCAVQEQPDPEEHDHYACDGCGLVVDTLAALTRFRVELGHLEGPLQLCEHCSPGGLATYWTRDLEEHLVAE, encoded by the coding sequence ATGCAACAGACGCTTTCCGGGTGTGCGTTCTGCGAGACGCTGCCAGGGTCAGAAATGGGCGAGGCGCATACGTGGGGGCAGGACGAACGGGTCACCCACCCAATCTGTGTCGACTGTGCCGTCCAAGAACAGCCGGATCCCGAGGAGCACGATCACTACGCCTGCGACGGGTGTGGGCTCGTCGTTGACACGCTCGCAGCGCTCACCCGGTTCCGTGTGGAACTGGGGCACCTCGAAGGCCCGTTGCAACTGTGCGAGCACTGTAGTCCAGGGGGGCTCGCAACGTACTGGACGCGTGATCTCGAGGAGCATCTCGTGGCCGAGTGA
- a CDS encoding PIN domain-containing protein, whose protein sequence is MSRLIADASALVSLAIVTDDDPDPLALCLSRYEVVVPTAVIDELREIASYDDVHGHAASAVLDQTESFTTQSVELDAEFPLDDGENAAVTLANDLDAALFLCDEFNQLGLIHASLADTRLVTTPTLLSVLVRTEHLSAADARVLLDAISDARSWGANSYVQRARSLLKEP, encoded by the coding sequence ATGTCGCGGCTTATCGCAGACGCCTCCGCCCTCGTGAGTCTCGCCATCGTTACTGACGACGATCCCGATCCACTCGCACTCTGTCTCTCCCGGTACGAGGTCGTCGTCCCAACGGCGGTCATCGATGAACTCCGAGAGATTGCCTCGTACGATGACGTCCATGGACACGCCGCGTCCGCCGTCCTCGACCAAACGGAGTCATTCACGACACAGTCGGTCGAACTCGATGCCGAGTTTCCCCTCGATGACGGTGAAAACGCGGCGGTCACGCTCGCGAACGATCTCGATGCTGCGCTCTTCCTCTGTGACGAGTTCAACCAACTTGGCTTGATCCACGCCTCACTCGCTGATACCCGACTCGTCACGACACCGACGCTACTCTCGGTTCTCGTTCGAACTGAACACCTATCAGCTGCCGATGCGCGGGTGCTCCTCGATGCGATCAGTGACGCCCGTAGCTGGGGCGCGAACAGTTACGTGCAGCGAGCTCGCTCATTGCTCAAGGAGCCCTGA
- a CDS encoding DNA-binding protein, protein MSSKNVSSEVVSVDEQAFEKHDDVEVDEDGFEVVDETPEFRATVDMEVQAKVDSNHPDARVEEGPDHLYGKTLEQEERIKAREAELEHISAQAELSQQEGRAKRTREVVVEQCGRDEPEPVERTDPREKLTQEELAAVNKQAMRISDEVNGGWSRAVVAKQLAEKVQRGEDVTKAVLETLDELKAVPGAIVPIADVPDVPVGEVTVEGEITELWTPSASNIQQVGLIEDESGRTKFTVWEKSGKTVVREGQTVRFRAVKKNWYQGRCSLAITGWSRIEFPERGRWWE, encoded by the coding sequence ATGTCAAGTAAGAACGTCTCCAGTGAAGTAGTTTCGGTCGATGAACAGGCTTTCGAGAAACACGATGACGTCGAGGTCGACGAGGACGGATTCGAGGTCGTCGACGAGACCCCGGAGTTCCGGGCGACGGTCGACATGGAAGTGCAGGCGAAGGTCGATTCCAACCATCCGGACGCGCGGGTCGAGGAAGGCCCGGATCACCTGTACGGGAAGACCCTCGAACAGGAAGAGCGCATCAAGGCCCGGGAAGCCGAGCTGGAGCACATCAGTGCCCAGGCGGAACTCAGTCAGCAGGAGGGACGCGCGAAGCGGACGCGGGAGGTCGTCGTCGAGCAGTGTGGCCGGGACGAGCCCGAACCGGTGGAGCGCACGGATCCCCGAGAGAAGCTGACGCAGGAGGAACTCGCGGCGGTGAACAAGCAGGCGATGCGGATCAGCGACGAGGTGAACGGTGGCTGGTCGAGAGCGGTCGTCGCGAAGCAGCTGGCCGAGAAGGTGCAGCGCGGAGAGGACGTGACCAAGGCGGTGCTGGAGACGCTGGACGAACTGAAGGCGGTACCGGGTGCAATCGTGCCCATCGCGGATGTGCCGGACGTGCCGGTTGGGGAGGTGACGGTCGAAGGTGAGATCACCGAGCTCTGGACTCCCTCGGCGTCGAACATCCAACAAGTCGGGCTGATCGAGGACGAGAGCGGGCGTACGAAGTTCACGGTCTGGGAGAAGAGTGGGAAAACGGTAGTTCGAGAAGGGCAGACGGTCAGATTCCGCGCTGTCAAGAAGAACTGGTATCAAGGTCGGTGCAGTCTCGCGATCACGGGCTGGAGTCGGATCGAATTCCCAGAGCGCGGCCGCTGGTGGGAATAG